From Syntrophobacterales bacterium:
CGCGCAGCTTGCAGTTCTTGCCGAGCTGCCGAGCCGCGAGGTGCTCCTGGGGCAACTGCTTTCGGTGATGGTCGCCGCCCAGACATCCCTCGTGAGGGTGTTGAGCGGGGTTCCGAGGGATTTCGTGCAAGTTCTTAATGCGTATAAAGAAAAGAAGTCATCTGCAAACTAAAAATATTACATACAGGAAGGAATAAGAAAATGGCTACTGAGATTACCAAGGATGATGTCGTAAAGTTCATCGAGGGGATGACGGTTCTGGAGCTTTCGGAACTTGTCAAGGAACTGGAAGAGAAATTGGGCGTAAGCGCCGCCGCGCCTGTGGCGATGATGGCTGCCGGCCCCGCGGCCGCGGCTGCCCCGGTTGAGGAAAAAACCGAATTTGACGCAGTGCTGACCGGGTTCGGCGATCAGAAGATCCAGGTTATAAAGGTTGTGCGCGCCATCACCGGCTTGGGGCTGAAAGAGGCGAAGGATTTGGTTGAGGCCGTTCCCAAACCGATCAAGGAAGCCGTTTCCAAGGACGAAGCTGCCGATATCAAGAAGAAGATAGAGGAAGTTGGCGGGACGGTAGAAGTAAAGTAGCAAAAGGCAATACACGGGTGCTTCTTGGTCCGTGCTGGTTATCTTGTGCAGTGGGTGGGATTATGAATCCCTGAAAAAACGATTTTCCTGCCAAAGCGGCGGGATGAATTGTTGGGGTTCATGTCCCATATCGCTATTGGTGAAAAAGAAATCTCTGACGGCTGAGGCCGAAAGGATACTATGGAAGAATTCAGAAAAAGTTTTGGCCGCATCAGGCGGATACTCGATATCCCCAACCTGATCGATATTCAGACTGATTCATACCGAAAGTTTCTTCAGGAAACGATTGATCCGGACAAAAGGGGAAACACCGGGCTGCAGGCTGCCTTCAGAAGTGTTTTCCCGATTTCCGATTTCAGCGGCAAATGCTCCCTGGAGTTTGTCAGTTATAAAATCGGCGCGCCCCGCTACGATGTGCCGGAGTGCGTTCAGAAGGGGATGACCCTGGCAGCGCCGCTGAAGATAGTTGTCCGTCTGGTTGTCTATGATGTTGAAAGAAATACCGAGCCGAAGGCCATTCGCGACATCAAGGAGCAGGAAATCTATTTCGGCGAGATTCCGCTGATGACCGAAAACGGGACCTTTATTATAAACGGGACGGAAAGGGTCATTGTCAGCCAGCTCCACCGTTCGCCGGGCATCTTTTTCGACAGCGACAAGCTGAAAACCCAATCCGCCGGCAAGGTTATGTACTCCTCCCGGGTTATTCCCATCCGCGGGTCCTGGCTGGATCTGGAATTTGATTCCAAGGATTTGCTCTATGTACGCATCGATCGCCGCCGAAAAATGCCGGTGACGATTCTGCTGAAAGCAATGGGGAATTCCACAGAGGCAATCC
This genomic window contains:
- the rplL gene encoding 50S ribosomal protein L7/L12 encodes the protein MATEITKDDVVKFIEGMTVLELSELVKELEEKLGVSAAAPVAMMAAGPAAAAAPVEEKTEFDAVLTGFGDQKIQVIKVVRAITGLGLKEAKDLVEAVPKPIKEAVSKDEAADIKKKIEEVGGTVEVK